One genomic window of Hippocampus zosterae strain Florida chromosome 12, ASM2543408v3, whole genome shotgun sequence includes the following:
- the mlphb gene encoding melanophilin isoform X2, whose amino-acid sequence MKDYKPQTVLKIGSLEWYHKNMRMRFKCFGSAKVMRSLFKRLRGKHAYSSDDDDDDDAKHPKYDTRSNPEVHTLGCEDSCMASQHYNQMKKNRRRLTVDPIDFGLRRDYFAESRRYSHQILAPDDIKLMNLGRRESDMASVFQQFLKDQRKVPDVGSVHSLTPQQDDLVYSENRTVQSCCMSGLSYSSCGSGSAGEPRGGGSSYFLGPDDDDDDDEEDDDLRRAFPVCRAHLGPRDDVSQESLNYPNQPPQIADLSRRMSAIENLLSRLQITPTSSQGMETPGGRESASPLSGWEDVDVEEHQLRRKLIAMAGDISDRSLSSDEAESSQMWTGVPCRSTPGRSSLVPRLNEPTDSQKKDCSIESLQDKWQGEGSKSSFRQGSTALLFELEDKIARAAADVQNAQTQVSYIENRIAALNSGGMPMEQRRKETFMKQDSQGED is encoded by the exons ATGAAAGATTACAAACCACAGAC GGTCCTTAAGATTGGCAGCCTGGAATGGTACCACAAAAACATGCGAATGCGCTTCAAGTGTTTTGGCAGCGCCAAGGTGATGCGATCGCTCTTCAAGAGACTCCGTGGAAAACACGCGTACTCttctgatgatgacgatgatgacgatgcaA AGCATCCCAAATACGACACGCGGAGCAACCCTGAAGTCCACA CTCTTGGATGCGAAGACAGTTGTATGGCTTCACAACACTATAATCAG atgaaaaaaaacagaaggcgTCTCACCGTCGACCCCATCGATTTTGGTTTGCGCCGTGACTATTTCGCCGAATCGAGACGATACTCTCACCAG ATTCTGGCTCCTGATGACATCAAGTTGATGAATCTGGGCAGAAGGGAGTCCGACATGGCTTCTGTTTTCCAACAATTTTTGAAAGACCAACGCAAAGTTCCGGATGTTGGGTCTGTTCATAGCTTGACTCCACAACAAG ATGACCTTGTCTACTCAGAAAACCGAACGGTTCAGTCTTGCTGCATGTCCGGGCTCAGCTACTCTTCTTGTGGCAGCGGGAGTGCCGGGGAACCCCGGGGGGGAGGCAGCAGCTACTTCCTGGGccctgatgatgatgacgatgatgatgaggaggacgaTGATCTGCGACGGGCCTTTCCGGTTTGCCGAGCTCATTTAGGACCCCGTGACGATGTGTCCCAGGAGAGCCTCAACTACCCCAACCAGCCGCCACAG ATCGCCGACCTGAGCCGACGAATGTCAGCCATCGAGAACCTTTTAAGCCGCCTGCAGATCACTCCGACCTCCTCCCAG GGCATGGAGACTCCCGGTGGCCGAGAGAGCGCCTCTCCTCTCTCCGGGTGGGAAGACGTGGACGTGGAGGAGCATCAACTGAGACGAAAGCTGATCGCAATGGCGGGCGACATCAGCGACCGCAGCCTGAGTTCCGACGAGGCCGAGTCCAGCCAAATGTGGACCGGAGTACCTTGCAGATCCACTCCCGGAAGAAGCTCGCTGGTCCCCAGATTGAATGAGCCGACCGACTCTCAGAAG aaagacTGTTCAATCGAAAGCCTGCAGGATAAATGGCAAGGGGAAGGCTCAAAGTCAAGCTTTCGACAAGGTTCGACAGCGTTACTCTTTGAGCTGGAGGACAAGATCGCCCGAGCCGCCGCCGACGTGCAGAACGCCCAGACCCAA GTGTCGTACATTGAGAACCGGATTGCCGCTCTCAACTCCGGCGGCATGCCGATGGAACAGCGACGAAAG GAAACGTTCATGAAACAGGACTCACAAGGAGAAGACTAA